A single region of the Mycobacterium lentiflavum genome encodes:
- a CDS encoding amidohydrolase family protein: MGQLSHKVDVPFPIFDADNHLYEPPEALTKFLPKEYKDYVQYVQINGRTKIAIRGQISNYIPNPTFEVVARPGAWEEYFKYGNPDGKSKRELFGEPMRAIPAFFEPGPRLETMNELGLDKTLMFPTLASLLEERLRDDPVAIHVLVHALNEWLDEVWGFNYQNRIFTTPVITLPIVEKAIEELEWAVKRGARAILVRPAPVPGFRGPRSFAVPEFDPFWERVVEHDVLVGMHSSDSGYSRYTSEWDGADQEMLPFQTNAMGILNEWRPIQDSVGSWVIHGALYRHPKLKVAIVEAGSKWMTPLLDGLAEVFRKAPEAFPSDPVEMVKSRIHVSPFFEDGIDDLVKLVGVDQVLYGSDWPHPEGLAEPTYYIEALSHLPAEDQAKIMGGNLGRLVTV, encoded by the coding sequence ATGGGCCAGTTGTCTCACAAAGTGGACGTCCCGTTCCCGATCTTTGACGCGGATAATCATCTCTACGAGCCGCCGGAAGCGCTGACCAAGTTCCTGCCCAAGGAGTACAAGGACTACGTCCAGTACGTGCAGATCAACGGTCGTACCAAGATCGCGATCCGCGGCCAGATCAGCAACTACATTCCCAACCCGACATTCGAGGTCGTCGCCCGGCCGGGCGCCTGGGAGGAGTACTTCAAGTACGGCAACCCAGATGGCAAGAGCAAGCGCGAGCTGTTCGGTGAGCCGATGCGCGCGATCCCGGCGTTCTTCGAGCCCGGCCCTCGCCTGGAGACGATGAACGAGCTGGGCCTGGACAAGACCCTGATGTTTCCGACCTTGGCCAGCCTCCTGGAGGAGCGGCTGCGTGACGACCCGGTCGCTATCCACGTTTTGGTCCACGCGCTGAACGAGTGGCTGGATGAGGTCTGGGGATTCAACTACCAGAACCGCATCTTCACCACCCCGGTCATCACCTTGCCGATCGTCGAGAAGGCGATCGAGGAGCTGGAGTGGGCGGTCAAGCGTGGCGCCCGCGCCATCCTGGTTCGCCCGGCGCCGGTCCCCGGCTTCCGCGGTCCGCGGTCGTTCGCGGTGCCCGAGTTCGACCCGTTCTGGGAGCGGGTCGTCGAGCACGACGTGCTGGTCGGCATGCACTCCAGCGACAGCGGCTACTCCCGGTACACCTCGGAGTGGGATGGCGCCGACCAGGAGATGCTGCCGTTCCAGACCAACGCGATGGGCATCCTCAACGAGTGGCGGCCGATCCAGGACTCGGTGGGGTCGTGGGTGATTCACGGTGCGCTGTATCGCCACCCGAAGCTGAAGGTCGCGATCGTCGAGGCCGGTTCGAAGTGGATGACCCCGTTGCTGGACGGCCTGGCGGAGGTCTTCCGCAAGGCCCCGGAGGCGTTCCCGAGCGACCCGGTCGAGATGGTCAAGAGCCGGATTCACGTCAGCCCGTTCTTCGAGGACGGCATCGACGATCTGGTCAAACTCGTCGGAGTGGATCAGGTGCTATACGGCTCGGACTGGCCACACCCCGAGGGGCTGGCGGAGCCGACCTATTACATCGAGGCACTGTCGCACCTGCCCGCTGAGGACCAGGCAAAGATCATGGGCGGCAACCTCGGTCGGCTCGTCACGGTGTGA
- a CDS encoding enoyl-CoA hydratase/isomerase family protein: MLDLELDNGLAVLTIDRPHARNAIALDTMDQLEKALDAAAGAQALVIRGAGDKAFVSGGDLKELSALRTIAEATAMAKRMRSICDQLASFPAPVIAALNGHAFGGGAEVAVAADIRVAASDIKIAFNQVTLEIMPAWGGAERLAALVGKSRALLLAGSGQTVDAAEAERIGLVDAVLPRASFEQGWRSIAAALANQPATEIKRVISGVSPDEAIASFARLWVADAHWQAAERVVNRNAKPRPAAGGTT, encoded by the coding sequence ATGCTGGACTTGGAGCTCGACAACGGGCTTGCGGTGCTCACCATCGACCGCCCGCACGCACGCAACGCGATCGCGCTCGACACCATGGACCAGCTGGAGAAGGCGCTCGATGCCGCGGCCGGAGCCCAGGCCCTGGTCATCAGGGGCGCCGGCGATAAGGCTTTCGTATCCGGTGGTGACCTCAAGGAGCTCAGCGCGCTGCGGACCATAGCGGAAGCCACCGCGATGGCGAAGCGGATGCGATCCATCTGCGACCAGCTGGCGAGCTTCCCGGCTCCGGTGATCGCGGCGCTCAACGGGCATGCCTTTGGCGGTGGCGCCGAAGTAGCCGTCGCCGCCGATATCCGAGTTGCCGCAAGCGACATCAAGATCGCGTTCAATCAGGTGACGCTGGAAATCATGCCGGCCTGGGGCGGTGCCGAGAGGCTGGCCGCTCTGGTCGGAAAGAGCAGAGCACTTCTTCTCGCGGGCAGCGGCCAGACGGTCGACGCCGCCGAGGCCGAGCGCATCGGGTTGGTGGACGCGGTCTTGCCGCGCGCTTCGTTCGAACAGGGCTGGCGTTCGATTGCCGCCGCGTTGGCCAACCAGCCCGCCACCGAGATAAAACGCGTAATCAGCGGCGTTTCGCCTGATGAGGCGATAGCATCCTTTGCACGTTTGTGGGTTGCCGACGCGCACTGGCAGGCCGCAGAGCGGGTAGTGAACCGAAACGCCAAGCCGCGACCGGCCGCCGGAGGAACGACATGA
- a CDS encoding cytochrome P450, with translation MSNYESIDFFTDQSLVPDPHPYFDYLRSENPVLRLPHYGVVAVTGYAEATEIYKDPETFSNIVALGGPFPPLPFTPTGSDISALIDEHRSYFPMNEHMVTMDPPDHTKARSVLAKLLTPSRLKQNEEFMWRLADRQLDEFLHNGECEFIAEYSKPFATLVIADLLGVPEDDHKEFRVVLGADRPEARVGALDHESVGINPLEWLDEKFCNYIEDRRREPRGDVLTFLAEAKYPDGSTPEVIEVVRSATFLFAAGQETTAKLLSAALQALGDRPEIQQQIREDRSLIPAFIEESLRMESPVKSDCRLAVRDTNIGGVDIPAGTVVMILPGAANRDPRRFENPHEFDLRRKNVREHMAFARGVHSCPGGPLARVEGRVSIERILDRMPHIEIDEAHHGPAAERRYSYEPTYILRGLSELHLSFTTADAVAPVA, from the coding sequence ATGAGCAACTATGAGTCGATCGACTTCTTCACCGATCAGTCTCTGGTCCCGGATCCGCACCCCTACTTCGACTACCTGCGCAGCGAAAACCCCGTGCTGCGGTTGCCGCACTATGGGGTCGTCGCGGTCACCGGCTACGCGGAAGCCACCGAGATTTACAAGGACCCGGAAACGTTCTCCAACATCGTCGCGCTCGGCGGACCGTTTCCCCCGCTGCCCTTTACTCCTACGGGCAGCGACATCAGTGCCCTGATCGACGAGCACCGCAGCTACTTTCCGATGAACGAGCACATGGTCACGATGGACCCACCGGACCACACCAAGGCACGCTCGGTGCTGGCCAAGCTGTTGACGCCGAGCCGGTTGAAGCAGAACGAGGAGTTCATGTGGCGCCTCGCCGATCGTCAGCTCGACGAGTTCCTGCACAACGGCGAATGCGAATTCATCGCCGAGTACTCCAAGCCGTTCGCCACGTTGGTGATCGCCGACCTGCTCGGCGTGCCCGAAGACGACCACAAGGAATTCCGCGTTGTCTTGGGCGCCGACCGGCCCGAGGCACGGGTGGGCGCCCTGGATCACGAGTCGGTCGGGATCAACCCCCTCGAGTGGCTCGACGAGAAATTCTGCAACTACATCGAGGACCGGCGGCGTGAACCGCGCGGCGACGTACTGACCTTCCTGGCCGAGGCGAAGTACCCGGACGGATCCACGCCTGAAGTCATCGAGGTCGTCCGCTCGGCCACCTTCCTTTTCGCCGCCGGACAGGAGACCACGGCCAAGCTGCTCAGCGCCGCCCTGCAAGCCCTGGGCGACCGGCCGGAAATCCAGCAACAGATTCGTGAGGACCGCAGCCTGATCCCCGCGTTCATCGAGGAATCGTTGCGGATGGAAAGCCCGGTCAAGAGCGACTGCCGACTTGCCGTGCGCGACACCAACATCGGTGGCGTCGACATCCCCGCCGGCACTGTGGTGATGATCCTGCCGGGTGCGGCCAATCGCGATCCCCGGCGGTTCGAGAACCCGCACGAGTTCGACTTGCGCCGCAAGAACGTTCGTGAGCACATGGCGTTTGCCCGCGGTGTGCACTCCTGCCCGGGCGGACCGCTCGCCCGCGTGGAGGGCAGGGTCTCGATCGAACGCATCCTGGACCGGATGCCGCACATCGAGATCGACGAAGCCCACCACGGGCCGGCCGCCGAGCGTCGGTACAGCTACGAGCCGACCTACATCCTGCGGGGCTTGAGCGAACTGCACCTGTCGTTCACGACCGCAGACGCGGTCGCACCCGTGGCCTGA
- a CDS encoding lipoprotein LpqH, whose amino-acid sequence MQDRIVVAAAAVLAVAGLGACTSRPAPQISSSASVTVNGDDASFHVVQCGQVQWTRTIDIGGKFAGAKIIIDEGAQPPSAESVRIQNLAGFTGMYARGDGPRADMSMSGDKFTITGTANGFKADKPNEAASAPFKIIVTC is encoded by the coding sequence GTGCAGGACAGAATCGTCGTAGCGGCCGCCGCGGTGCTCGCTGTAGCCGGCCTCGGCGCGTGCACGTCGCGACCAGCGCCGCAGATCTCTAGCTCGGCATCGGTCACCGTCAACGGTGATGACGCGAGTTTCCACGTCGTGCAATGCGGTCAAGTGCAGTGGACCCGGACGATCGACATCGGTGGGAAGTTTGCCGGAGCCAAGATCATCATCGACGAGGGGGCGCAACCGCCGTCTGCCGAGTCGGTGCGCATCCAAAATCTGGCTGGGTTCACCGGGATGTACGCCCGGGGCGACGGCCCCCGTGCCGACATGAGCATGTCTGGGGACAAGTTCACGATCACCGGCACCGCCAACGGTTTCAAGGCCGACAAGCCGAATGAAGCGGCGTCGGCGCCTTTCAAGATCATCGTGACCTGCTGA
- a CDS encoding FadD3 family acyl-CoA ligase: MRWSWPIEPDWQTIPEMVLSAADRFGDAEAVVDGPLRFTFTEVVNRIRCAAGAFAELGVNKGDRVAVWAPNSAEWIIAAFGLLTAGGVLVPVNTRFKTEEAGDIIARSGVKAVLVQKGFLGFDYYTAPAGTPVIDLKSDFLSSGSPFERAVSGSDISDIIFTSGTTGRPKGAMMNHSQTLRMYEEWATLADLREGDRYLQINPYFHTFGLKAGLVTSFLRGATMLPVAVFNVDTVVDLIARERITMLPGPPTLYHSLLTVADKSKLSTLRAGVTGAADIPVELVRRIHDELPFQTLMTGYGLTEAGNVTLSLPGDSFEDVATTAGVPCADVEVRIADDGEVLVRGYGVMQGYLDDPAATAQAIDADGWLHTGDLGNFTDGSDGGDPSHPAPLDSRSPRRRLRIVGRKKDMFIVGGFNAYPAEIEGFLLSHPAVAQAAVIGVPDERLGQVGKAFVVLDGAVGTDELIGWCRDRMAGFKVPRAVQFLDSLPLNATGKVMKDQLR; this comes from the coding sequence ATGAGGTGGAGCTGGCCAATCGAGCCTGACTGGCAGACCATCCCCGAGATGGTCTTGAGCGCGGCGGACCGCTTCGGCGATGCAGAAGCAGTCGTCGACGGTCCGCTGCGCTTCACATTCACCGAGGTCGTCAACCGAATCCGTTGTGCTGCAGGTGCATTCGCGGAGCTCGGTGTCAACAAGGGGGACCGCGTCGCCGTCTGGGCGCCCAATTCGGCCGAGTGGATCATCGCCGCGTTCGGGTTGCTCACCGCCGGCGGGGTGCTGGTACCGGTCAACACGCGATTCAAGACCGAAGAAGCCGGTGACATCATCGCCCGCAGTGGAGTCAAGGCCGTCCTGGTGCAGAAGGGCTTCCTGGGCTTCGACTACTACACCGCGCCCGCGGGGACACCGGTCATCGACCTGAAGTCCGACTTCCTTTCCAGCGGTTCGCCGTTCGAGCGCGCGGTGAGCGGCAGCGACATCTCGGACATCATCTTCACCTCGGGCACCACCGGCCGCCCCAAGGGCGCGATGATGAATCACAGTCAGACGCTGCGCATGTACGAGGAGTGGGCGACGCTCGCGGATCTGCGCGAGGGCGACCGCTACTTGCAGATCAATCCGTACTTCCACACGTTCGGCCTCAAGGCGGGACTCGTCACATCCTTCCTGCGCGGCGCGACGATGCTGCCGGTCGCCGTATTCAATGTCGACACGGTAGTGGATCTCATTGCGCGCGAACGCATCACAATGCTTCCCGGCCCGCCGACGTTGTATCACTCGTTGCTGACGGTGGCGGACAAGTCCAAGCTGTCGACGTTGCGAGCCGGCGTGACCGGCGCCGCCGACATCCCCGTCGAGCTGGTCCGTCGTATCCACGACGAACTGCCGTTCCAAACCCTGATGACCGGATACGGCCTCACCGAGGCCGGCAACGTCACCCTGTCGCTGCCCGGCGACTCCTTCGAGGACGTTGCCACCACCGCGGGCGTGCCCTGCGCGGACGTCGAGGTGCGCATCGCCGACGACGGCGAGGTGCTGGTCCGCGGCTACGGCGTCATGCAGGGCTACCTGGACGACCCGGCGGCCACCGCGCAAGCGATCGACGCAGACGGCTGGCTGCACACCGGCGACCTGGGAAACTTCACCGACGGGTCTGATGGTGGTGACCCGTCGCACCCAGCTCCGCTGGACTCGCGATCACCGCGAAGGCGGCTGCGCATCGTCGGCCGCAAAAAGGACATGTTCATCGTCGGTGGCTTCAATGCCTACCCGGCCGAGATCGAGGGCTTCCTGCTCAGTCACCCGGCCGTCGCGCAGGCGGCCGTCATCGGCGTACCCGACGAGCGACTCGGGCAGGTGGGTAAGGCGTTTGTGGTGCTCGACGGTGCCGTGGGCACCGACGAATTGATCGGTTGGTGTCGCGACCGCATGGCGGGCTTCAAAGTGCCACGCGCGGTACAGTTCCTTGATTCACTCCCACTCAATGCAACCGGCAAAGTGATGAAGGACCAACTTCGTTGA
- a CDS encoding TetR/AcrR family transcriptional regulator: MTSARRIGAPDAKNRGLLLDAAEQLMIEEGYAAVTSRRLANKAGLKPQLVHYYFRTMEELFLEVFRRRGEEALEAHAQLMQSPQPLWAVWRFGTDPAFTRISLEFMALANHRKELRAEIAYYAERFREEQRQAVTTALQRYGVDREEMPPVVVAVLMSSLSRFLVLENAVGISAGHAETVELVESHLRRLEGEPQPIPGIPDVWVVHQLRSEQSTPLRPSLDTTTTPSTASTQ, from the coding sequence ATGACATCGGCCCGCAGGATCGGGGCGCCGGACGCGAAGAACCGCGGCCTGCTGCTCGACGCGGCCGAACAGTTGATGATCGAAGAGGGCTACGCCGCCGTCACGTCGCGGCGCCTCGCGAACAAGGCCGGGCTGAAACCTCAGCTGGTGCACTATTACTTCCGCACCATGGAGGAGCTATTCCTCGAGGTGTTCCGGCGCCGCGGTGAAGAAGCGCTCGAGGCGCACGCACAGCTGATGCAGTCACCCCAGCCGCTGTGGGCGGTGTGGCGATTCGGCACCGACCCCGCATTCACCCGTATTTCGCTGGAATTCATGGCGCTGGCCAATCACCGCAAGGAGTTGCGAGCCGAAATCGCCTACTACGCCGAGCGTTTCCGCGAAGAGCAACGGCAAGCGGTGACCACGGCGTTGCAGAGGTATGGCGTGGACCGCGAAGAGATGCCGCCGGTGGTGGTTGCCGTGCTCATGTCCAGCTTGTCGAGATTCCTGGTGCTCGAAAACGCGGTGGGCATTTCCGCCGGTCACGCCGAAACCGTGGAATTAGTCGAAAGTCACCTGCGTCGGCTCGAAGGCGAGCCGCAGCCGATTCCGGGAATACCCGACGTCTGGGTGGTTCACCAGTTGCGCAGCGAGCAGAGCACGCCTTTGAGACCGTCCTTGGATACGACGACAACGCCATCCACCGCCAGCACACAGTGA